Proteins co-encoded in one Cytophaga hutchinsonii ATCC 33406 genomic window:
- a CDS encoding MepB family protein, with amino-acid sequence MKGRIHPDANVVQKIYETYGWACSEIQPESESTEYGAATFRLNNKKIIFRVAKRTPTKTGQFVTIWKRNPEGITTPFDAADAFDFIVIFVRNGEQTGQFVFSKKVLTENRIISAGKNTGKRGIRVYAPWDRTENKQAQQTQTWQLAHFIVHGKSERNRLEILFQDR; translated from the coding sequence ATGAAAGGCAGGATTCATCCGGATGCAAATGTTGTTCAAAAGATATACGAAACGTATGGGTGGGCATGTAGTGAGATACAGCCCGAGTCAGAAAGCACGGAGTATGGCGCCGCTACTTTTCGGCTTAATAACAAAAAAATCATTTTTAGGGTTGCTAAACGTACACCCACCAAGACCGGCCAATTTGTTACCATCTGGAAAAGAAATCCGGAAGGCATTACAACTCCCTTTGATGCGGCCGATGCATTTGATTTTATCGTGATCTTTGTACGAAACGGAGAACAGACCGGGCAGTTTGTATTTTCAAAAAAAGTGTTGACAGAGAACCGGATTATTTCAGCAGGAAAAAATACTGGTAAGCGAGGAATACGTGTGTATGCGCCCTGGGATCGTACAGAAAATAAACAGGCTCAGCAAACGCAGACCTGGCAACTGGCTCATTTTATTGTGCATGGAAAATCTGAACGTAACAGGTTGGAAATCTTGTTTCAGGATAGATAA
- the galE gene encoding UDP-glucose 4-epimerase GalE has protein sequence MSTVLVTGGAGYIGSHAVRALANLNYQVIVLDNLIYGHREAIVNSEVRFVEGDIANKALVIDILKTYKVDAVMHFAAFAYVGESVTEPTKYYNNNLAASITLLDAMREAGCKNIIFSSTCASYGSPKYMPIDEAHPQEPINPYGASKWMLERVIKDYHHAYGINYAFLRYFNASGCSADGLIGEDHDPEPHLIPLILKAIKGERDAITVFGTDYETPDGTCVRDYIHVEDLADAHIKAFTYLLSGKGPVICNLGTGVGYSVKEMIDAAERATGKKVPVKYGERRAGDPSHLVANAEKAWKELGWKARYVNIEEIIATAWKWENGERSGRYGKN, from the coding sequence ATGTCAACAGTTTTAGTTACAGGTGGTGCAGGATATATCGGTTCGCATGCTGTGCGTGCATTAGCCAATTTAAATTATCAGGTTATTGTGCTGGATAATCTTATTTACGGACATAGAGAAGCCATCGTAAACAGTGAAGTACGTTTTGTTGAAGGGGACATTGCCAATAAAGCCTTGGTTATTGATATTCTTAAAACATATAAGGTAGATGCAGTCATGCACTTTGCTGCATTTGCTTATGTGGGTGAGTCTGTAACAGAGCCGACAAAATATTACAACAATAACTTAGCTGCTTCCATTACCCTGCTTGATGCTATGCGTGAAGCAGGCTGTAAAAATATTATTTTTTCTTCTACCTGCGCTTCTTATGGTTCGCCTAAATACATGCCTATTGATGAGGCTCATCCGCAAGAACCCATTAATCCATATGGCGCGAGCAAGTGGATGCTTGAGCGTGTAATCAAAGATTACCACCATGCTTACGGGATCAATTATGCCTTCTTACGGTATTTTAATGCATCTGGCTGTTCGGCAGATGGTTTGATCGGCGAAGATCACGATCCGGAACCGCATTTAATTCCATTGATCTTAAAAGCGATCAAAGGGGAACGCGATGCGATTACTGTATTTGGTACAGATTATGAAACACCGGATGGTACCTGTGTACGTGACTATATTCACGTTGAAGACCTTGCAGATGCACACATTAAAGCGTTTACTTATCTATTGTCTGGTAAAGGTCCGGTTATCTGTAATTTAGGTACGGGAGTTGGTTATTCAGTTAAAGAGATGATCGATGCAGCGGAGCGGGCTACAGGTAAAAAGGTACCGGTAAAATATGGTGAACGCAGAGCAGGTGATCCAAGTCATCTGGTTGCGAATGCTGAAAAAGCCTGGAAAGAACTGGGCTGGAAAGCACGTTACGTAAATATTGAAGAAATCATCGCAACGGCCTGGAAATGGGAGAATGGCGAACGTAGCGGCCGTTATGGAAAAAATTAA
- a CDS encoding MmcQ/YjbR family DNA-binding protein has protein sequence MNIEHLRMYCLQKPGVEESFPFDESTLVFKVGGKIFLLLSLTSNPIQFNVKCDPEKAIELREAYDCVLPGYHMSKKHWNTIIHNGSVNDTYIKEWIDHSYDLVFSGLSKKIKEQLIP, from the coding sequence ATGAATATAGAGCATTTAAGAATGTATTGTCTGCAGAAGCCCGGCGTGGAAGAAAGCTTTCCGTTTGATGAAAGCACGCTGGTATTTAAAGTGGGCGGCAAAATATTCTTATTGCTATCATTAACAAGTAACCCGATTCAATTCAATGTGAAGTGTGACCCTGAAAAAGCAATTGAATTACGTGAAGCCTATGATTGTGTGTTACCCGGTTATCACATGAGTAAAAAACACTGGAACACGATTATTCATAATGGTTCTGTTAATGATACATATATAAAGGAATGGATCGACCATTCATATGATTTAGTATTTTCCGGATTGTCTAAAAAAATTAAAGAACAACTTATACCATAG
- a CDS encoding NAD-dependent epimerase/dehydratase family protein: protein MTHINKEKPVLVTGATGYVAGWIVKKLLDEGFTVHASVRNPTDNDKLKYLNTLAQQASGTIKYFKADLLEAGSYDEAMEGCELVFHTASPFINKVADPQRDLVDPALIGTKNVLASVNKTASVKRVVLTSSVAAIIGDAIDCSKMPDGAGTEAHWNTTSTLNHQPYNYSKTVAERAAWEINKKQNRWDLVVINPSLVIGPGLNPFATSESFNIVRQVGDGSMRFGIPDFTIGVVDVRDLAEAHVIAGLKPDAEGRNIISAQNTGLLELAGMLRKKFGTAYHFPTRLLPKSLVWLLAPLAGFKRDMINRNVGYPWRVDNTKSIQKLGIHYRPIEESIVELFQQMIDNGIVKKK, encoded by the coding sequence ATGACACACATCAATAAAGAAAAACCTGTTCTGGTAACAGGTGCTACAGGATATGTAGCTGGCTGGATTGTAAAAAAATTACTGGATGAAGGTTTTACCGTGCATGCATCTGTACGAAATCCAACCGATAACGACAAACTGAAATATTTAAATACCCTTGCCCAGCAGGCTTCCGGAACGATTAAATATTTTAAAGCTGATCTGTTAGAGGCAGGCTCGTATGATGAAGCTATGGAAGGTTGTGAATTGGTATTTCATACCGCTTCTCCGTTCATTAATAAAGTAGCAGACCCGCAACGTGATTTAGTAGATCCGGCATTGATCGGAACCAAAAACGTATTGGCTTCAGTAAATAAAACTGCGTCTGTAAAACGTGTGGTGTTAACCAGCAGTGTAGCCGCTATTATTGGTGATGCCATTGACTGCAGCAAAATGCCTGACGGGGCTGGCACGGAAGCACATTGGAACACGACTTCTACGTTAAATCACCAGCCGTATAATTATTCTAAAACAGTGGCAGAACGGGCTGCCTGGGAAATAAATAAAAAACAGAATCGCTGGGATCTTGTTGTGATAAATCCTTCACTGGTTATCGGACCAGGTTTAAATCCATTTGCTACTTCTGAAAGCTTTAATATTGTGCGCCAGGTCGGCGATGGCAGCATGCGTTTTGGCATACCGGATTTTACCATCGGTGTAGTGGATGTACGTGATCTGGCCGAAGCCCATGTTATTGCCGGCTTAAAGCCTGACGCCGAAGGACGGAATATTATCTCGGCACAAAATACAGGCTTACTTGAACTGGCAGGTATGCTGCGTAAAAAGTTTGGTACTGCTTACCACTTCCCTACCAGGCTATTGCCTAAATCATTGGTATGGCTGCTGGCGCCGCTTGCCGGCTTTAAACGCGACATGATTAACCGAAACGTTGGTTATCCGTGGCGCGTAGATAATACAAAGAGTATTCAGAAGTTAGGAATACATTACAGGCCGATTGAAGAATCAATCGTTGAATTGTTTCAGCAGATGATTGATAACGGAATTGTGAAGAAAAAATAA
- a CDS encoding tetratricopeptide repeat protein has translation MTQHIPVTRSINYGAFALQMVFLFVLIVLFQLSGSDEAAVWAGMVYLVLAYGLRYFVPIDHRKGMRALKQGDYEQAIIHFDKSAEFFSNYSWVDRFRVFTTFTVSKLCYREIALVNKAFSLICLERKEEAKALYEQCLKEYPKNNIAFYALKMM, from the coding sequence ATGACACAACACATACCCGTAACCCGTTCGATAAATTATGGCGCATTCGCTTTGCAGATGGTCTTTTTATTTGTTCTGATCGTTCTGTTTCAGTTGTCCGGTTCAGACGAAGCAGCCGTTTGGGCAGGCATGGTCTATCTGGTCCTTGCGTATGGGTTACGGTATTTTGTACCTATTGATCACCGCAAAGGCATGCGTGCCTTAAAGCAGGGAGATTATGAACAGGCTATCATACATTTTGATAAAAGCGCTGAGTTTTTTTCAAATTATAGCTGGGTAGACCGGTTCAGAGTGTTTACAACATTTACTGTTTCAAAATTATGTTACCGGGAAATTGCCTTGGTAAATAAAGCTTTTTCATTGATCTGCCTGGAACGGAAGGAAGAAGCCAAAGCTTTGTATGAGCAATGCCTGAAAGAATATCCTAAAAATAACATTGCGTTTTATGCGTTGAAAATGATGTAG
- a CDS encoding o-succinylbenzoate synthase: MEIRWKKHRLDFTFQAGTSRGVLTHKDTWYLIGEESGKEFYGECGPLKGLSIDDRPDFESRLNVVCAHLNTRSVHAWNTLGFVDSLIPELDLIGFPSIVMALETLQADYLNAYKREIFESSFYTFGSPIAINGLVWMNEPEDMYAQAIKKIEAGFSCVKFKVGAIDFEKECRIFEKIREQYPEEQVNIRVDANGAFTEQDVWQKLEKLATYGIHSIEQPIKPKQEELMRQLCKDAALEIALDEELIGMSALQEKERLLEELNPPFIILKPTLLGGFAATEEWIRAAEFRGIEWWMTSALESNIGLNAICQFTSTFPVYMPQGLGTGSLYHNNIPSPLTVENGHIFYDTTKPWDFSALKNR, from the coding sequence ATGGAGATCCGCTGGAAAAAACACCGCCTGGATTTTACCTTTCAGGCTGGCACATCAAGAGGTGTGCTTACACACAAAGACACCTGGTACCTTATTGGTGAAGAATCAGGAAAAGAATTTTATGGAGAATGCGGTCCGCTGAAAGGATTAAGTATTGATGACCGTCCGGATTTTGAATCGAGGTTAAATGTAGTGTGTGCGCATTTAAATACCCGTTCCGTACATGCCTGGAATACCTTAGGGTTTGTTGATTCATTGATCCCGGAATTGGACCTGATCGGTTTTCCCTCTATTGTAATGGCGCTTGAGACGCTGCAGGCAGATTATCTGAATGCGTATAAAAGAGAAATCTTTGAAAGCAGTTTTTATACCTTTGGTTCACCTATAGCCATCAATGGATTGGTATGGATGAATGAGCCGGAAGATATGTATGCTCAGGCGATCAAAAAAATAGAGGCCGGGTTCAGCTGTGTGAAGTTTAAAGTAGGGGCTATTGATTTTGAAAAAGAATGCCGGATCTTTGAAAAGATCAGAGAACAATACCCGGAAGAGCAGGTGAATATCCGCGTAGATGCAAACGGTGCTTTTACAGAACAGGATGTGTGGCAAAAATTAGAGAAGCTGGCAACTTACGGCATTCATTCCATTGAGCAGCCAATCAAGCCGAAGCAGGAAGAACTCATGCGTCAATTATGCAAAGATGCAGCGTTGGAGATTGCGCTGGACGAAGAGCTTATTGGAATGTCTGCTTTGCAGGAGAAAGAAAGACTGCTGGAAGAATTAAATCCACCGTTCATTATTTTAAAGCCGACGTTATTAGGCGGCTTTGCTGCAACAGAAGAATGGATCCGTGCGGCAGAATTCAGAGGAATAGAGTGGTGGATGACATCTGCGCTGGAATCGAATATCGGGTTGAATGCCATTTGTCAATTTACATCAACCTTTCCGGTTTATATGCCGCAGGGCTTAGGTACAGGAAGTTTATACCACAATAATATTCCATCTCCGTTAACGGTTGAAAACGGTCATATTTTTTATGATACAACCAAACCGTGGGATTTTTCAGCATTAAAAAACAGATAG
- a CDS encoding ABC transporter ATP-binding protein — translation MRYQEATFDAVQDISFELERGKKLAIVGESGSGKTTLLKLLAGLFDPNAGDIHLNDSRVLGPAHNLVAGHPHIRIVLQDYGLKKNQSLKENLQHPLRYFTAEEQNEKIAVLAKIFHIQQLLDRKSYQLSGGQQQRAAIAAAFAASPQVMLMDEPFSNLDVLLADHIRMFMMKEIRKTKTSLIFVTHQTTDALALADTILVMRNGKMVQMGTVEEIYDQPVSPYVAALFSDINFFRFSKLEDLKLKGYKPCEKELGNNFIAAIRSHDIEVLTKGKGLSKAVVLRKEFHGDQYKLFLRLPNKLQLKAFTTDISIQEGDVVKLNFTFEDLLLFPNQTTLDV, via the coding sequence ATGCGTTATCAGGAGGCTACTTTTGATGCGGTGCAGGATATTTCCTTTGAACTTGAACGGGGAAAGAAGTTAGCGATTGTTGGAGAAAGCGGCAGCGGAAAAACTACTTTATTAAAATTGCTTGCCGGGTTGTTTGATCCGAACGCCGGCGATATTCATTTAAATGACAGTCGCGTTCTGGGACCCGCACACAATCTGGTAGCGGGGCATCCGCACATACGTATTGTTCTGCAGGATTATGGCCTGAAGAAAAATCAATCTCTGAAAGAAAACCTGCAGCATCCGCTGCGGTATTTTACAGCAGAAGAACAGAATGAAAAAATCGCCGTGCTTGCAAAGATCTTTCATATACAGCAGTTGCTTGATCGTAAATCGTATCAGTTGTCTGGCGGGCAGCAGCAGCGTGCAGCCATTGCAGCTGCTTTTGCAGCTTCACCGCAGGTAATGCTTATGGATGAACCGTTCAGTAACCTGGATGTGTTACTGGCCGATCATATCCGCATGTTTATGATGAAGGAGATCCGTAAAACAAAAACCAGCCTGATTTTTGTAACACACCAGACAACCGATGCGCTGGCACTTGCGGATACCATTCTGGTAATGCGCAACGGAAAAATGGTACAGATGGGAACAGTTGAAGAGATCTACGATCAGCCGGTTTCTCCGTATGTAGCAGCGTTGTTTTCGGACATTAATTTTTTCCGTTTTTCAAAACTGGAAGATTTAAAATTGAAAGGTTATAAGCCGTGTGAGAAAGAACTGGGAAATAATTTTATCGCCGCCATCCGTTCTCATGATATAGAAGTGCTCACTAAAGGAAAAGGCCTGAGCAAAGCAGTGGTGCTTCGTAAAGAGTTTCATGGTGATCAGTATAAATTATTTTTGCGTTTACCGAATAAGCTGCAATTGAAAGCATTTACCACAGACATTTCCATACAGGAAGGCGATGTAGTAAAATTAAATTTCACCTTTGAAGATCTGTTGTTGTTCCCGAATCAAACAACACTGGACGTTTAG
- the nadE gene encoding NAD(+) synthase, producing the protein MSTIRIGGAAVNQTPIDWENNVKNILDAIEEAKNANVEILCLPELCITGYGCEDLFLTDWVAETAIEYCFEIAASCTDITVSLGLPMRIAGITYNCVCLVENGIVKGFSAKQFLANEGVHYETRWFTAWPRNHTTTFLYNDVKYPFGDVLYNVKDARIGFEICEDAWRTDRVGIRHYEKGATLVLNPSASHFAFGKSAIRYDLVIGGSERFDCTYVYANLLGNEAGRMIYDGEVLIAHKGKLIQRNDRLSFKNVNLIYADIATDSAETPETVLTQDDLEKEFEFWEATSLGLFDYMRKSRSKGFVLSLSGGADSSACAIMVAEMIRKGLKELGLTAFLQKSNMETLFDLPALQHLPFEEQAKKITAVFLTTAYQSTRNSGDETYTSAKTLAESIGATFYNWSVDEEIEQYKATIENVIERPLTWEKDDITLQNIQARGRAPIIWMLTNVKQALLITTSNRSEGDVGYATMDGDTAGGIAPIAGVDKDFIRSWLRWAEKNRNQHGLHIVNKLAPTAELRPSEYTQTDERDLMPYDVLARIERKAIKERLSPVQVYTALLTEGPYTKNEFKYWVKKFFRLWSINQWKRERLAPSFHMDDFNIDPRSWYRFPILSSGFAKELNDLDQLQ; encoded by the coding sequence ATGAGCACAATACGGATAGGCGGCGCGGCAGTAAATCAAACTCCCATTGACTGGGAAAATAATGTTAAAAATATTCTTGATGCAATAGAGGAAGCAAAAAATGCGAATGTAGAAATTCTTTGCTTACCTGAATTATGTATCACCGGATATGGCTGCGAAGATTTATTTTTAACGGATTGGGTTGCCGAAACAGCTATTGAATATTGTTTTGAAATAGCTGCATCGTGTACAGACATTACGGTTTCCTTAGGTTTACCGATGCGCATTGCAGGTATTACGTACAACTGTGTCTGCCTGGTTGAAAATGGGATAGTAAAAGGCTTTTCTGCCAAACAGTTTTTAGCAAACGAAGGTGTACATTATGAAACGCGTTGGTTCACTGCCTGGCCTCGAAACCACACTACTACCTTTCTCTACAACGATGTAAAATACCCATTCGGTGATGTCTTGTATAATGTAAAAGATGCCCGTATCGGATTTGAAATATGTGAAGATGCCTGGCGCACAGACCGTGTAGGTATCCGCCATTATGAAAAAGGCGCTACACTGGTATTAAACCCTAGTGCCAGCCATTTTGCATTTGGAAAATCTGCCATCCGCTACGACCTGGTAATTGGCGGGTCTGAACGGTTTGATTGTACCTATGTGTATGCCAACCTGCTCGGAAACGAAGCCGGACGCATGATCTACGACGGCGAAGTACTCATTGCACATAAAGGCAAACTCATTCAGCGCAACGATCGCCTTTCGTTTAAGAATGTAAACCTCATCTACGCGGATATTGCTACCGATTCAGCTGAAACGCCTGAAACCGTGCTTACGCAGGACGATCTGGAAAAAGAATTTGAATTCTGGGAAGCTACTTCTCTGGGGCTTTTTGATTACATGCGCAAAAGCCGCAGCAAAGGATTTGTTTTATCGCTCAGCGGCGGTGCTGATTCTTCCGCCTGTGCTATTATGGTTGCCGAAATGATCCGTAAAGGATTAAAAGAATTAGGACTAACGGCATTCCTCCAAAAATCAAACATGGAAACACTGTTTGATCTTCCGGCGTTACAACATCTTCCTTTTGAAGAACAGGCAAAAAAAATAACCGCTGTATTTTTAACAACGGCATACCAATCTACACGCAACTCCGGAGATGAAACCTATACGTCTGCTAAAACACTGGCAGAATCTATCGGTGCAACATTTTACAACTGGAGTGTGGACGAAGAGATTGAACAGTATAAGGCTACTATAGAAAACGTAATTGAACGCCCGCTTACCTGGGAAAAAGATGATATTACCCTGCAGAACATTCAGGCGCGCGGCAGAGCACCGATCATCTGGATGCTCACAAATGTGAAGCAGGCCTTGCTGATTACAACTTCGAACAGAAGCGAAGGTGATGTAGGGTATGCAACCATGGATGGTGATACAGCGGGCGGGATCGCTCCTATTGCCGGTGTAGATAAGGATTTCATCCGAAGCTGGCTGCGCTGGGCAGAAAAAAACAGAAATCAGCATGGATTGCATATTGTAAATAAACTGGCACCAACCGCAGAACTACGCCCGTCAGAATATACACAGACAGACGAACGGGATCTCATGCCATATGATGTCCTGGCCCGTATTGAACGTAAAGCAATTAAAGAACGGCTTTCACCTGTTCAGGTGTATACTGCATTACTTACTGAAGGCCCGTATACCAAAAACGAATTTAAATACTGGGTAAAGAAATTTTTCCGTTTGTGGTCAATCAATCAATGGAAACGCGAACGCCTTGCACCTTCTTTTCACATGGATGATTTTAATATTGATCCAAGATCCTGGTATCGTTTCCCGATTCTGAGCAGTGGTTTTGCAAAAGAACTGAACGATCTGGATCAGTTACAATAA
- a CDS encoding L-threonylcarbamoyladenylate synthase: MNKASKTGVDITQAKRLLEENHVVAIPTETVYGLAGNALDIKAVATIFSVKKRPSFDPLIVHTHSIEALGEFVADIPEQAQLLAKAFWPGPLTLLLEKKEIIPDLVTSGLNRVAVRIPNHPLTLALLQSLSFPLAAPSANPFGYISPTTAQHVTDQLGDQVAYILDGGASNIGVESTIIGWENGKATVMRVGGLSIEAIEAIIGPVHVQAVSSSNPAAPGMLKSHYAPRIPMRAGNIETLLQTYAGKKIAVLSFQQAYPAAYKNYILSPEGNVTEAAQHLFAAMRVLDTSEADIILTEYVPAVGLGLAINDRLKRACAEEV; the protein is encoded by the coding sequence ATGAATAAAGCATCAAAAACGGGTGTAGATATTACACAAGCTAAACGATTACTTGAAGAGAATCACGTTGTTGCTATACCAACAGAGACGGTTTATGGGCTTGCGGGCAATGCATTAGATATAAAAGCTGTAGCAACCATTTTTTCTGTAAAAAAAAGACCCAGTTTTGATCCGCTTATCGTACATACGCATTCTATTGAAGCTTTAGGGGAATTTGTAGCGGATATTCCCGAGCAGGCACAGCTGCTGGCAAAAGCATTCTGGCCGGGACCGCTAACTTTGCTGTTAGAAAAAAAAGAAATCATACCTGATCTTGTTACCAGCGGCTTAAACCGTGTTGCGGTTCGCATCCCGAATCATCCGTTAACACTGGCCTTGTTACAATCCCTTTCTTTCCCGCTGGCTGCGCCAAGTGCAAACCCTTTTGGGTATATTTCACCTACAACAGCACAGCATGTTACTGATCAGCTGGGCGATCAAGTTGCTTATATCCTGGACGGCGGTGCTTCCAACATTGGTGTTGAGTCTACCATCATTGGCTGGGAAAACGGCAAGGCTACCGTAATGCGTGTCGGAGGTTTATCCATTGAAGCCATCGAAGCCATAATCGGCCCGGTACATGTTCAAGCGGTAAGTTCATCCAATCCGGCTGCACCGGGTATGTTAAAAAGTCATTATGCCCCGCGTATTCCCATGCGTGCAGGAAACATTGAAACACTGCTGCAGACCTATGCAGGTAAAAAAATAGCCGTATTATCTTTTCAGCAGGCATACCCTGCCGCATACAAAAATTATATTCTATCCCCTGAAGGAAATGTTACAGAAGCCGCACAGCATCTGTTTGCCGCCATGCGTGTATTAGATACCAGCGAAGCTGATATTATCCTGACCGAGTACGTACCCGCTGTTGGCTTAGGCCTTGCCATTAATGACCGTTTGAAGAGAGCCTGCGCAGAAGAAGTATAG
- a CDS encoding prolipoprotein diacylglyceryl transferase translates to MLNYIIWNVAPYLAEIGNFELHWYSILFAAGFYFSFRIMTSIYVSEGRKESDVEKLAIYMFLATLIGARLGHCIFYDWEYFQHHMLEIFLPVEFEPEFKFTGFRGLASHGAAFGIIFAVWLYSRKYKTQRFLYVLDRVVIVVALAGACIRMGNLMNSEIIGKPAASLTSFVFTYPTKDHLIQSFGDKYIKKVSFKELGNDSVSYGFPTTELKMTLITKRIDSAESFVNNQIRKSLYKSSSYSEHILLPTDKNMFLGTRIIDGKTQEIDVLIYGIPRYPAQLFEAISSFLLFLLLYGLYKRFGAETPEGLLFGLFVVILFSLRFFYEIFKENQSEFENGMTWNMGQILSIPLVLAGIFVLIRSFTLKRKNTSEKN, encoded by the coding sequence ATGCTTAATTACATCATCTGGAATGTTGCTCCATATCTTGCTGAAATAGGAAATTTTGAACTGCATTGGTACAGCATCTTATTTGCTGCCGGCTTTTATTTCAGCTTCAGAATAATGACTTCTATCTACGTTTCTGAGGGAAGAAAAGAATCCGATGTAGAAAAACTAGCCATATACATGTTTCTGGCAACCTTAATTGGTGCACGTTTGGGTCATTGTATCTTTTATGACTGGGAATATTTTCAGCATCATATGTTAGAAATTTTCCTGCCGGTTGAATTTGAGCCGGAGTTTAAATTTACCGGCTTCAGAGGATTAGCAAGCCACGGTGCTGCCTTTGGAATCATCTTTGCAGTATGGCTGTATTCACGAAAATATAAAACACAACGTTTTTTATATGTGCTGGACCGTGTTGTTATTGTTGTGGCGCTTGCCGGCGCGTGTATCCGTATGGGAAATCTTATGAACTCCGAAATCATCGGTAAACCTGCTGCTTCCCTTACATCCTTTGTATTTACGTATCCTACAAAGGATCACCTGATACAATCCTTTGGTGATAAATACATAAAAAAAGTTTCGTTTAAAGAACTCGGAAATGATTCGGTTAGCTACGGCTTTCCTACTACGGAATTAAAAATGACACTGATCACAAAACGCATCGATTCAGCGGAAAGCTTTGTAAACAATCAGATCCGGAAAAGCCTGTACAAATCATCCAGTTATTCTGAACACATTTTACTGCCAACAGATAAAAACATGTTTTTGGGTACACGCATTATCGATGGGAAGACACAGGAGATTGATGTGTTGATTTATGGTATCCCCCGTTACCCGGCACAATTATTCGAAGCCATTTCATCGTTCCTGTTATTCCTGTTATTATACGGCCTGTACAAAAGATTCGGAGCTGAAACGCCGGAGGGATTGCTGTTCGGTTTATTTGTGGTGATCCTTTTCTCCCTGCGTTTCTTTTATGAGATCTTCAAAGAAAATCAATCTGAATTTGAAAACGGAATGACGTGGAACATGGGCCAGATCTTAAGTATCCCCTTGGTATTGGCCGGTATATTTGTGTTGATCCGCAGCTTTACATTAAAGCGTAAAAACACTTCTGAAAAGAACTGA
- the yidD gene encoding membrane protein insertion efficiency factor YidD → MNKKEFFTGAVKQVFIIPVKIYQYSISPLLPGACRYTPTCSEYCVQAIEKYGPLKGIWLGTKRICSCNPWGGSGYDPVP, encoded by the coding sequence ATGAATAAAAAAGAATTCTTCACAGGTGCAGTAAAACAGGTATTTATTATACCTGTGAAGATCTATCAATACAGCATTTCCCCTTTGCTGCCGGGCGCTTGCAGATACACGCCAACCTGCTCGGAATATTGTGTGCAGGCAATCGAAAAATACGGCCCGCTTAAAGGAATCTGGCTGGGGACTAAACGTATCTGCAGCTGTAATCCCTGGGGCGGCAGCGGATACGATCCGGTACCCTAA
- a CDS encoding NUDIX hydrolase, whose product MESVKINQNIKVAVDAIVFGYSNNALHVLLVKQKFGALKNNWVLAGGFVKDGETLYEAINRELREEAGIQVTYLEQLYTFGDDIHRDPRGRVISVAYFALLNSTELKLSADTDAKDAKWVPLDKIPKLGFDHNQIIQVAYERLKSKLTYQPIGFDLLPKEFLFSDLENLYCNILQKQIDRRNFRKKILSFGLLEETEKFSSEKTGRPAKLFKFNKKKYNKLHKEGFNFEIKFA is encoded by the coding sequence ATGGAATCAGTAAAAATCAATCAAAACATTAAGGTTGCCGTTGACGCGATTGTTTTTGGCTATAGCAACAATGCCTTGCATGTATTACTTGTAAAACAAAAATTTGGTGCGCTTAAAAATAACTGGGTATTAGCAGGAGGTTTTGTTAAAGACGGTGAAACCTTATACGAAGCCATCAACAGAGAACTGCGCGAAGAAGCAGGTATCCAGGTTACCTATCTGGAACAGTTATATACCTTCGGAGACGATATTCATAGAGACCCAAGAGGCAGAGTCATTTCTGTTGCTTATTTTGCTTTACTAAACTCTACCGAACTTAAGTTGTCTGCTGATACAGATGCCAAAGATGCAAAATGGGTGCCCCTGGATAAAATACCTAAATTAGGCTTTGATCACAATCAAATCATTCAGGTAGCTTATGAACGTTTAAAAAGTAAGCTTACTTATCAGCCCATTGGGTTTGATCTGCTGCCAAAAGAGTTTCTTTTTTCTGATCTGGAAAATCTTTATTGTAACATCCTGCAAAAACAAATTGACCGCAGAAATTTCAGAAAAAAGATTCTGAGCTTCGGACTTTTAGAAGAAACAGAAAAATTTTCATCTGAAAAAACTGGCCGACCGGCAAAACTTTTCAAATTCAACAAAAAGAAATACAACAAGTTACACAAAGAAGGATTTAATTTCGAAATTAAGTTTGCGTAA